The Halorussus gelatinilyticus genome contains the following window.
TGCGAACCCGCCCGCGAGAAGGGCCGACCCCACGCCAGACTCGGCAACTCGACCTTCGTCCACGAGGCCGACGCGCTGGTGGACGCGCCCGAGTCCATCTGGGCGATGCTGAACCGCGAGGACGTGACCGACGTGGAGTACATCTTCCTCTCGCACCACCACATGGACCACGTCGGCGGCCTGCGAGTGGTCCAAGCCATCGGTCGCCCGCAGTATCCCCTCGAAGACTGGGACAACGAGGACCCCGCGACGGTCGTGATGAGCGAGACGACGTACGACCGCATCGCCGAGTCGCTCGACATCGAAGCCCAGTACGACGACCGCGGCTACGCCGAGTTCGAGTTTCTGGCGGACGGCGAGACGATGGACCTTGGAGGCGGCATCGAAGTCACGGCCGTCGGCGCACCCTTGGACCCCGGCGGTCCGGAAGACGCTGCGATGGGCTACTGCTTCTCCGAGAGCGACGCCTCGGTGCTCGTCTTCCCCGACGAGACGACGTTTCTAGACCTCGACAAGGTGCCCGACGACCTCGATTTGTGGGTCAAGGAGTGTGGCTACTTCCGGGAGACGGGCGACGGCGAACCCATCATGACCGACGAACTCTGGACCGAGGAGACCGACCACCAGACCACCTTCGACCAGACGCTCGAACAGGTCCGGACCGTCTCCCCCGACCGGACCGTCCTGACCGAAATCGAGGAGATTTACCGGCGTCGCCCCGGCGAGTACGCCGACCTCGCCGACGAGTACGCCGACCTCGACGTCGAGTTCGGGCACGACGGGATGACGTTGGAGGTCTGAAGACGGTCGCCGGGGGGCGCTCCGACTCGGTCGGAAGCGAGCTACGCGAACCCGTTCAGCCCGTGAATCTTCTTCGTGCCCTCGTTGATGGCGAACCCGCCGCCGGTGTTCGAGACGAGCGGGTCGCCGTCGAAGTGGCCGCGGCCGGCGTGGTTGAACGCGATTATTCCCGAATCGATGTTGTACGCCGGACCGCTGACGCTACCGGTCGTCCCGTCGGCCGTCGCCCAGTAGTACCCCATGTTCTTGACCTTCGCTCCCCACCCGGTGTTCCCGTTGTCGCCGCCCGCCTCGCCGCGCGCGTTGACCTCGGTGCGACCGACCTTGAGGTGGCCGTTGTAGGCGACCATCGCGTTCCCCGGCGCGTCTATCTTGCAGTCGTAGAGCGCCAGTCGGTAGGTGTTGTACGACGCGACGGCGCAGGCCTCGTTGTCCCACTTGCACGCGCCGTCGAACGTGATACCGATGGCTTGGGTCGCGCCGACGCCCCCGGTCGCCATCAGCGAGCGCACTTTGACGCTCTCGGGGTCGTCGCGGTTCCCCTTGAGTTCGACGGGGACGCGCTCGTCTCGCTCGCTCTGTTCGGCCCAGTTCGCCAGATACGGCGGCAACATCACGTGTTCGTCGTAGGTGCCCGGCCGGATGTCGATCTGGACCGGCCGCTGGATGAGCCACGGGAACTCCTCGTCGATGGCCGTCTGTATCGACTCGTAGTCGCCGCTCCCGTCGGCGGCGACCTTGACGTAGGTCTTCTCGGTGTTGATGGCGGGTCGGGTCCCGCCGAAGTTGGTCACCTCGGCGCTCCGGGACTCGCTCGTCGGATACTGGAGTCGGTGCCAGTTCGACCCGTCGGCGAGGTAGCGAGCGCCCGTGTCGGTGGCGAGGAACTTCGTGCCCTGCTTCGGTTGGTACTGGCCCCGGTTCGCCTCCTCGTCGCGTATCTCCACGTCCGTATCGAGTCGTTCGAAGTTGCGGTTCATCG
Protein-coding sequences here:
- a CDS encoding MBL fold metallo-hydrolase, which encodes MHLTLLGSGGDSQTPMPTCDCRVCEPAREKGRPHARLGNSTFVHEADALVDAPESIWAMLNREDVTDVEYIFLSHHHMDHVGGLRVVQAIGRPQYPLEDWDNEDPATVVMSETTYDRIAESLDIEAQYDDRGYAEFEFLADGETMDLGGGIEVTAVGAPLDPGGPEDAAMGYCFSESDASVLVFPDETTFLDLDKVPDDLDLWVKECGYFRETGDGEPIMTDELWTEETDHQTTFDQTLEQVRTVSPDRTVLTEIEEIYRRRPGEYADLADEYADLDVEFGHDGMTLEV